The Watersipora subatra chromosome 1, tzWatSuba1.1, whole genome shotgun sequence genome has a window encoding:
- the LOC137410627 gene encoding piezo-type mechanosensitive ion channel component 1-like has protein sequence MVISPLIPRKKQSFNGAFRTHIMVIMIYSILISLAQLIFQLFLVIYASVSDEDYGEVLHPNGTSCSLVYALQMIGFQRVDAPSEELYHSFRLLLPDAVMVIVSVITFITLTKLYKVSEQSDSPAPKTSSRKSGALKKYVETFGALTIFLLMGACAAMVPSAISVFYFLMFFGILIYYSLHLPFEKKSYGVLKMVIYVYVCCHMVLLYLCQFHFLQTWLDAPENVYYSRIIGMTPLVKTTCEEPWAIELEDHSWPYFVNPLVLFLLFTVLGIDYSYRRDRPATSLTNSMESSSLSRADSLRSSERQLLVAERQPNYDSIGSQSPAEETALQDVPDAAASQNSNKY, from the exons ATGGTTATATCCCCCCTCATTCCAAGGAAAAAACAGTCTTTCAATG GTGCTTTTCGTACCCACATAATGGTGATTATGATATACAGCATCCTGATTTCTCTCGCTCAGCTAATCTTCCAGCTCTTTCTTGTCATTTATGCATCCGTTTCGGATGAGGATTATGGGGAGGTCCTTCATCCCAATGGCACTTCTT GTAGCCTTGTCTATGCTCTCCAGATGATTGGCTTTCAAAG AGTGGATGCACCATCAGAGGAGCTGTATCACTCATTCAGGCTGTTGTTGCCTGATGCTGTCATGGTCATCGTATCTGTCATCACTTTCATCACGCTGACAAAACTATATAAAGTGTCTGAACAGTCTGATTCGCCAGCGCCAAAAACCTCATCACGGAAGTCTGGCGCCTTGAAGAAATATGTAGAGACATTTGGAGCGTTAACCATCTTTTTACTGATGG GTGCATGCGCCGCCATGGTTCCATCAGCAATATCTGTCTTCtactttttgatgttttttggcATCTTGATATACTATTCACTCCACTTGCCATTTGAGAAGAAATCTTACGGCGTGCTGAAGATGGTTATCTATGTGTATGTCTGCTGCCACATGGTGCTGTTGTACTTATGCCAGTTTCACTTTCTACAGACCTGGCTTGATGCCCCTGAGAATGTCTACTACAGCAG GATAATAGGTATGACACCTTTGGTGAAAACAACCTGCGAAGAACCTTGGGCTATCGAGCTGGAGGATCACAGCTGGCCCTACTTTGTTAACCCGTTGGTCCTGTTTCTCCTCTTCACCGTTCTTGGCATCGATTACAGTTATCGACGGGATCGACCG GCCACCTCCCTCACTAACAGTATGGAGTCGAGTTCCCTAAGTCGTGCTGACAGCTTAAGGTCATCCGAACGACAG CTACTGGTGGCTGAACGGCAGCCTAACTATGATTCAATTGGAAGCCAGTCGCCAGCGGAGGAAACAGCGTTGCAAGACGTCCCTGATGCCGCCGCATCTCAGAACTCTAACAA ATACTGA